A region from the Candidatus Edwardsbacteria bacterium RifOxyA12_full_54_48 genome encodes:
- a CDS encoding 30S ribosomal protein S12 has translation MPTINQLIRHGRKTKSKKTKAPALKNCPQKRGVCTRVYTTTPKKPNSALRKVAKVRLSNGIEILSYIPGEGHNLQEHSIVMVRGGRVKDLPGVRYHIVRGTLDTSGVDGRKRSRSLYGTKRAKK, from the coding sequence ATGCCGACCATCAACCAACTGATCCGACACGGTAGAAAAACCAAGTCCAAAAAGACCAAGGCTCCGGCTCTCAAGAACTGTCCCCAGAAGCGCGGGGTCTGCACCAGGGTCTATACCACCACCCCCAAGAAGCCCAACTCGGCCCTGCGCAAGGTGGCCAAGGTCCGGCTGTCCAACGGCATTGAAATATTGTCCTACATCCCCGGCGAGGGTCACAACCTGCAGGAGCACTCCATCGTGATGGTGCGGGGCGGCCGGGTCAAGGACCTGCCCGGCGTGCGCTACCACATCGTCCGCGGTACCCTAGACACATCGGGGGTGGATGGCCGCAAGAGAAGCCGCTCGCTGTACGGCACCAAACGCGCCAAGAAATAA